The window CGCAAGATGCAGAGTTGATTGACAATCTATTTATCCATTGCCTTTTTGCTAAAGGGTGTGGGCGAATTTTCTTTGAAGGTTTCGAAACTTTATGGGTGATGTCAGGGTTATTAAAGGCCTTCCATTAGCATGGCATGAGAGCGGGGTCAGGAAAAAGGGGTATACGCTTTGGAGGTTAGCCCTCCTGAAAGGAACCTAGGCTTTATGGGGGAGAAATAATCAGTGTTTCTGTAATAGGCGTGGATCAGTAGTGAAAGTTTTTAGAAGGATTAAGTTTGATGTTCTGGGTTGGGCTTCCTGTATAAATATCCTTGATGAGTgttattttcttcctttgtttATTAGCACTCATGTTGTTGTATTTCACCTTAGAGTTCCTCCTTGGCTGGCTTTTGCCTCTTATAAATCCATtatctaagaaaaaaaaaaaacatttttgcaATTGTTATAGATGAATTAATAGCTTCTGTATAGAATGATGTCCCTTGGAATATTATTTTCTGTATGATATGGTATTTGTCAATGACACGAGAGGTGGCGAATGCTAAATTAAAGTTTACAGGAAATCACTAGAGCATGAGGCTTAAAAATAAGAAGAACCAAGATGGAACATTTAGAATGCAGTGTATTATCTTATCTCATTGGATTCAAGGTGATGGGAGATTAACGATGATGTTTTAATTGAACTTAAGCTGGGTGATGAAGCAGAGATGTGTCTAAAGAGTattgcacgatagatgcatgcctCAATCAAGGCAATATGGGCATCCAAAGCAACCAAAGAGTAGTCTCAGTAACAGAAAATGATGGAGAGCAGATCAAGATGGCGCAATGTGAGCCACTAAGACCAGTGGTAGGTTGCCCATAAGGTTTTGCAGCTCTTGTGATAGTTAGCGCTGTTATGAAAGGGAGTTCCTAAGGGTTCAAACCTGCTTTTTCTGTCCATCCATACACAACATAAATTGCAGTTTGGATTAAGAGGCGTTCAAACCTGTTTTTTCAGTCCATCCAAACACACGACATAAATTGCTGTTTGGATTAAGAGGCATTTCAGCCTCAAATACTCCTTTGGAAGTTGCGTCCAAACGGGTCCTAAGGAAGAAATGGTTTAAAGAAGACCTCAAAAGAGAACCAAAGAAAGCAATGGGTTGAGGTGGCTCGAAAGGTATATGGAGACTTGTTCACTAACCAAAATTTATGGAGCTTAAGATCGAATTAATTGGCAAAACAGGATTCCTGAAGCCAATCCCAAATAGCACTACAAAAAGGCAATGTTGATGATGTGACGATGTAACTTGAATTATAGTCGACACCATCGAAAATGTGATACTCACATATGGCAATGAGGGGCGTTTATCAGACAGATTTGCCCGAACGTGAGTGGACATTGGCCCACAAGTTATATAGAGATTAGATGATACTAACAAGCTGCAGACGCGCCAATAGTTTCTCGAGACAACCACCTCTTGAGAGGGGGGCATATAGATTGCACTCAACAACCAATTCAAAGATacattttcagttgaatgtggactattgtTTCTTCTCTTTGCAGCGATCTCTGTGTAAGCCACAAATCGAAAGGTTAAGACAGTCCTGTCAGAGAGATTTTTTGATACATGACCCACCAACGGTGGGACCCAACAGAACTAAGGGCTGGGATTACCAAACCCTTGACCACCGCCCGTCCGCACTGAAAGCCAGTATATATAATGTGCAAAGATGCCTGAGTACATATTTCCTCTCTCAAACACAAACACAGAAAATATTGGTAATTTACCAAAGAATTGAATtgaatgaattgaattgaaatgTACATCCATTTGtgcttttctctccttttccctaCATGCTCTGTTGTTTTAACTGTTACCTAATTGATTCGAACACAACGTTCCCAAAAGGTAAAGTGAACCGCCTTCGGCAATACACTGATGGATGACAAAGAGTGTAATTGGGAGTGCGCACATTTCTTCCTTAGTTTCACCACTTGTGTATACTGAACTGGCCCACAGAGCACAATCAAAGAGTGCTGATCTCCTCATCGGCTCTTATACTTGGGTGGATTGAAAATGGTCTTCTATCTCATATGCACAGGTCAAATGCATTACGTGGTCTATTTGAGATCGAACTAACATGGGATATCCTGCCTTTCTCTGTTTTTACAAGGACTATATGATGTCGGATTCGAGAGGTGGTCCACTAATTTATCCAATGCTTCTTTCATCCACCAATGCTGGCAGTTTTCTCTTGCTTCTGCCACTGTCACCTGTACAATCGAATGCAGAGAAGCATTTTAGATAGTGTTTGCAGAAAGCCATGAAAACatcattatattcagcttcataaCTTCAATCTTattcaaaatacaaaagaaatgagTCCCCGTGCATCCTCTGCAGCTGATGATTTCGGTGGTATCATCAACCCCTCTACCAACATGGGCAAACGAATGGTTGTGCACCAGTTTGGGCATATCTACGTATGTGGACATGAGCATAGAATGCAAATGTGACGGTGACAGATCTGGTCTATTACAATCATAGTTCCAAAACTcagtgactcgactcaaaacttggtCGAGTCAACTCGAGACTCGGGGTTGAAAATTAGACATTGAATCAACACGACTTGTCTAGTTATCGACGCTGACTCATGTCAACCAGAGACTTGATCTAATGGACATTTTTTGGGTTTTGAAACCATGGTTATAATTCAATTCTCATTTGCTTCCATAAAATGCATGTGGGCCGATACTCATTGAATCTCATTCTCATTTCTAGGGtacacccaaacaggcccttagcctgACATGTACATGGATTCCACCAAATACAAGTTAGTCTTTGTAATGTGGCCACAATACGATCATCTCCATACAATCATTGACAACCCATTTGCAAAACTGGGCAGCCCGATCAGCTTGGGTCACAGAGCAATGGATGCCACTGGCACATATTACCAAAGACCCATTTGAAAGTCGTAACCCGACacaaacatacatacataaataacATATAGGAATACTAAGAACTTACCCATCTCCGTTTGCGGACGTCATCCTCGGGCCACTGGTCTAGTATCTCTGTTACACGCAATGGGAAAACGTACCCTTCATAGTACGTGCCATATCTTTTGCTCACAAAACTCCACTGGCCAAGGCTATCCTGCAATGGTGTGGATAGGAGAAACTGCATTAGCCGGTTGCCTATACATCTCAATCTCACATTTCAATTGAATTAGCTTCCAACACAGAAAAGACCAATGAACTAACCTCGACATCTCCTATTACCCCAGCTTCTTCCAATGCCTCTCGATGAGCCGCTGCTTCCATAGTCTCATCGACCTCCCAACCACCCTGCAAAATGCAATTTGAGGTAAGGTCAAATATTCATTGGACACACCTTTCAAAAacaatactttaaaaaaaaaaaaaaagaaaacaaaaaaagaaaagaaaagaaaaaaaaaggattattTCCATGCTTgttaggatgtgtttggatgtaccACAAATTGTGAGCGCAACAAATATCTTGGTGGAACAATTACCATCTTTTCCACCAAGTGTTTGGGGCTGTAAGAAAAACTGGAATCACATTATGTAGGATAGGAAATGATTTTTCCACCTTTCCTGCCCCAAATATAATATTC of the Magnolia sinica isolate HGM2019 chromosome 7, MsV1, whole genome shotgun sequence genome contains:
- the LOC131251551 gene encoding nudix hydrolase 17, mitochondrial-like, whose amino-acid sequence is MVALVARTGRELQRYSNGRRLVVGCIPYRLKPNNDDIDESMEVLVISSQKGQGTMFPKGGWEVDETMEAAAHREALEEAGVIGDVEDSLGQWSFVSKRYGTYYEGYVFPLRVTEILDQWPEDDVRKRRWVTVAEARENCQHWWMKEALDKLVDHLSNPTSYSPCKNRERQDIPC